The genomic region TGATTTATTTTTGATCCTAGAACATCAGGAATTAGACAAAGGTTCTTACATATAAACTGAGATGACAGATGTTATTTTAAGCAGTGCATTTATTTCAGGGATTCATAAAATCtacaaaatgcaaattaaagagaaagaggaaagacagacaaaacaaacaaataaaggcTGCCATTCTAGCCTCAACTCGTTCAATCTCCAAAATAGATGTGTCTTTGAAAGAAACTAACTCCCCCCTAAGCTGTGGTGCTTATACTATACTAGTCTAATCAGTCTGACAACTCTCGCTGACAACTAGGGGTGTCCGGCGCCCATGGCACACCCCTCTCGACCTTAGGTAGCCCCAGCCTGGCGGCGACTCATTCCCCTCCTGGGGATTTGGGCACAAAGAGGACACCCCGCGTGCGTGGATTCCCTGGGAGGCAGGCGGGGCCAAGCCTTCCTTCCGCACCGGGAATGACCCTCGCGTCCGGGAATTTCCCGGGCCCTGGGCTGCCAACTCCCGCCCCAACCATGGATAAAAGGGGTTCACCCGGCTCGAGGAGCCACAGAGCCCGCTCAGCCAGTGCTCCCGCCAGCCTTCCCGCAGCAGACACAGACCCTCCGAGCTGAGACTCATGGCCCGAGCCGCGACCGCCGCCGCCCCCCGGCTCCTCCGCACAGCGATGCTGCTCCTGCTCCTGGTGGCCGCCGGCCGGCGCGCAGCAGGTGAGACCCGGCGCCCGGGATCCCCTGGGCCGTACGGGGACGGGTGGGTACCCCTGGGGACAGCCCCTAACCCACTCTGTCCTTCCCGCAGGGGCGCCCGTGGTCAACGAACTGCGCTGCCATTGCCTGCAAACTTTGCAGGGGATTCACCTCAAAAACATACAGAGCGTGAAGGTGACGCCCCCCGGCCCCCACTGCGGCCAAACCGAAGTCATGTAAGTAGAGCCACTGTTGTTGTCCTTATCACCCCTGTCGTCCGGATGCCCCAACCTAGACTTACAGCCCGACCTCCTGCCTCACGTGgattctcccttctctctgcagAGCCACTCTTAAGAATGGTCAGGAAGCTTGTCTCAACCCTGAAGCTCCCATGGTTAAGAAAATCATCAATAAGATGCTAAACAAGTAAGTCATGGATTTTATTCCTACTTGCAACTAGAGCCATTGCTCTCAAATACTGGCATCTACCTCCTGAAAATAGTATTTGATAAATCCACAGTTTAGTTGTAAGACTAAAACCCATTATTTCCCCATTAAATTTGATCTGCTCTAGTGTCCTAAGGCTATTTTCAGCTCCCTCTGTCCTGGTCCTCCTCTCCATCTCCATTCAAATGAGCCTGTATGTTCCTAAAAGATTcagtagggctttcctggtggctcagaaggttaaaaattcacttgcaatgcaggcgacccaggttcaacctttgggtcaggaagatcccctggagaagggaatggctacccactccaatcttcttgactggagcattccatggacagaggagcctggtggcctacagtccatagggtcacaaagaatcagacaaaactgagcgattTCAAAAGATTAAGTAAATTTAACCAGAAATGGTAAAATGCTTCCAAACCATTAAAGAACAGATGTTGTTTACCTCTTTTCCTCAATGGTTTCTACCTGAAAAATGGAGACCCAGGTCTCCATGGGCAACAGGGACCTCAGAAACTTAGCAGTGAAGAGCAGGACTTTGCAGTGAAAGCTCCCTGTCTAGGATGCCTGTGAAAGTTTTTTAATCCCTTTGAGCAGAAACCTTTTCTGAGTGCGGAGCTGGGCCAGGGTCTGCATGCAGAAGTCCCTCCAGCCTTGGGGCCTGTACAAGAAGAGTAGCTTTCCTCAGCACTTATAACCCTAACCCTTTTCTCATTGCAGGGGCAGCACCAACTGACTTAGAGGGAAGTAAGAAATTCATTAGTGACAGTTCCTGAAAAGTGGTCTCTGCTCATAGAGGAactgaaaatgaagaagagaatggctggtTTCCAGGGACAACTAGAAAGGACTTGATGTGCTGGACTATTTTATAtgagttctatttatttatatacgtatttatttttcaaagctgGTATTTTAGTCTTTTACATGTTAGTGTTTAAAGATGTGATTATGTTAAATCAAACATAACCCAGTCCTGATTGTTATTTAATATGAAGATGatgagttttaaatgttttattcccCTGATATTTATTGGAAGACCATAAAGTGCCAGGCTCTGTGAGAGAGGTGGAGGCAGTGAGTGGGAGAGGGGAATTTATACAATCAGACAGTGAAATCACTATTAGAATCAGGGAAAGTAtgtgcatttctatttctttactttttaaaaagaatgtcagTTGTTATTTATTGAAATGATTTCATATTATGTGATCAACATTTTTATGTTGAAATTTCCCTTGGACATTTTATGTCTTGCTTGTAAGGCATAATGCCTTGTTTAATGTTTACTATGTggtgtttctctttgttttggaACGAAGAAGTTAAAACTactgttacattttttaaatggcatgaaaataaaagttttgcaaaaaaaataagatgattaagttttgttttattcttcttgatCTTTAGTTCCTACTGGGTGCTCAAGGTATTATACACTCAGGCTTAGGTTGTGCCTAACTTAATGCCAACTCCAGGCTGTTATTCCCTTTTTTTCTCTAACTTGAGAAGGAATATTTGATATACTACCCTCCTCAACCACTTTGAGAATtctagttttataaaaagaaaattgctgTTTTTTTCACACTGACCAATTTGTTACTCAAAAGTAGTTCTTTATAAACTGTTGAATTTTTATTAGTATTTCAACAAGGGCTCCTATTCAATTGTTTTGATAAAATGGTTTTTCAAACACCTAtgcaattcttttccttttaatgaagctgggagaaaaagataaaagtagaTTATTCCTAAGAACAGGAGCAGTTTGTGTTgtttaaaatgacaataataatggtcagtagaaataaatacatagtgtacagtaaaatatatgacaaaagTAGCACAAATGATAGGTAGGGAGataaatagatttataatacAATGTGTTATACAATATAATACATTGTTAGGGAAAGCTTTAAAGAAAATTGCAATGTGGCAAGAATATAGTAATTTTTAGGACaaccaataaaaaaaaagctaaattttagatttaaaaatctaaaaaaagggagaaaatggaataaaagaaaatacctgTATAATACAAAAGTAGACAAAAATTAAGGAATAAAGGAACAAAACAACAGATGGCACAGGGAGAAATGGCTTCCTTTTGGAGGGATTTCTAATAATATAAgtagagcctcttgaaggtgggGTTTAATTCCAACCCTTTCACACACACCTGAGTTTGAGCTGGACTTAGTGACTTACTTCCAAAAAAGAGGTAacgaaaaaggaaaaacaataaactTACAATAGAGAATCTGTCACTTAACCAAGTGATTAAGTTTATTATCACCACTTTATATCACATGTACTCATATGATGTGATGAGAAGGACACTTCATCTTCATGATATTCTTACCCCAAATCAATAATCCCAGTGTAATCATCAGAAAATCATCCTAAAAATCCACATGGaggaacattctacaaaataacttatcttgcctagaaaatcccatggatggaggagcctggtaggctgcactccatggggttgctaagagtcggatacgactgagcaacttcactttctgagcgacttcactttcacttttcactttcctgcattggataaggaaatggcaacccactccagtgttcttgcctggagaatcccagggatgggggagcctggtgggctgccatctatggggtcgcacggagttggacacgactgaagtgatttagcatttAGCATGCTATAAAACTGTCAAATTCATGAAAGACAAAACTGAGAATCTGTCACAgctctaaggagacaaaagacacaTGACTTAATGCCATGTGGTATGCTGGATTGG from Bos indicus x Bos taurus breed Angus x Brahman F1 hybrid chromosome 6, Bos_hybrid_MaternalHap_v2.0, whole genome shotgun sequence harbors:
- the LOC113894385 gene encoding growth-regulated protein homolog beta-like; the encoded protein is MARAATAAAPRLLRTAMLLLLLVAAGRRAAGAPVVNELRCHCLQTLQGIHLKNIQSVKVTPPGPHCGQTEVIATLKNGQEACLNPEAPMVKKIINKMLNKGSTN